A stretch of the Luteimonas sp. JM171 genome encodes the following:
- the pdxA gene encoding 4-hydroxythreonine-4-phosphate dehydrogenase PdxA, which yields MARPRLALVPGEPAGVGPELCVMALQRDHGADITVIGDGATLRRAAQVLDLPLALDGSGPGRARLVEVPHPAMPEFGTPDPANAASVIGALRAAVDACGRGEVDGMVTGPVHKAAIEAGGIAYTGTTGLLGQWTGRDVVMMLANDVVRVALATVHLPLREVPDAITAQGLERTIGIVHRALQADFGIDDPVISVLGLNPHAGEDGLLGSEEAEVITPLLERLRAGGMRLTGPLPADTAFLPHRLRGVDAVLAMYHDQGLPVLKFSGFEQAVNMTLGLPWPRVAVDHGTALDLAGTGRADPSSLLAAIASCAQLASSRRTDESSGGRP from the coding sequence GTGGCCCGCCCGCGCCTGGCGCTGGTACCGGGTGAGCCGGCCGGCGTGGGGCCGGAGCTGTGCGTGATGGCGCTGCAGCGCGACCACGGCGCCGACATCACCGTCATTGGCGATGGCGCCACGCTTCGCCGTGCCGCGCAGGTGCTTGACCTGCCGCTGGCGCTCGACGGGAGCGGGCCCGGGCGCGCGCGCCTGGTGGAGGTCCCCCACCCCGCCATGCCCGAGTTTGGAACCCCCGATCCGGCCAATGCCGCCAGCGTCATCGGCGCCCTGCGCGCGGCCGTCGATGCCTGCGGCCGCGGGGAAGTCGACGGCATGGTCACCGGCCCGGTGCACAAGGCCGCCATCGAGGCCGGTGGCATCGCCTACACCGGCACCACCGGCCTGCTGGGGCAATGGACCGGGCGCGACGTGGTGATGATGCTCGCCAACGACGTCGTCCGCGTGGCGCTCGCCACCGTCCATCTCCCCCTGCGCGAGGTGCCCGATGCGATCACCGCGCAGGGGCTGGAGCGCACCATCGGCATCGTGCACCGGGCCCTGCAGGCGGACTTTGGCATCGACGATCCGGTGATCTCGGTCCTGGGCCTCAACCCGCATGCGGGCGAGGACGGGCTGCTGGGCAGCGAAGAGGCCGAGGTGATCACGCCGCTGCTCGAACGGCTGCGCGCGGGGGGGATGCGACTGACCGGCCCGCTCCCGGCCGACACCGCCTTCCTGCCGCACCGGCTTCGCGGCGTGGACGCGGTGCTGGCGATGTACCACGACCAGGGGCTGCCGGTGCTCAAGTTCAGCGGTTTCGAGCAGGCGGTGAACATGACCTTGGGGCTGCCCTGGCCGCGGGTGGCCGTCGACCACGGCACCGCCCTGGACCTGGCCGGCACCGGCCGTGCCGACCCCTCAAGCCTGCTTGCCGCGATCGCCAGCTGTGCGCAGCTGGCATCGTCCAGGCGCACCGATGAATCATCAGGGGGACGACCGTGA
- a CDS encoding peptidylprolyl isomerase produces the protein MKKLLLSLFAAAALACGTAHAQQVQPLDQIAAVVDEDVILKSELDRALGNITSQYAGREDQLPPLPILQRQVLERLILMRLQTERAAATGIRVTDAELDATVDAIARQNQMSVDQLRAQLAMDGMGFDDFRSSLREELMTQRLRQRFAQSRVVVSEGEVDAAMKASAGGTQYRLAHILVALPDGPTPEQINTAQEKIEGIKALIDRGDMEFAAAAVRYSDSPNALEGGDLGWRRVDEIPPAFGSAVQGMQPGDILGPTRGPSGFQLLQLVDLRKGGANAGTQTQYQARHILIRSGQDPAQDEEARARAEALRARIVAGEDFAAVAEEASEDPSSADRGGDLGWFGANDFGPEFGAQLAPLQDGDVSEPFRTQAGWHVVQRVASRQAQVEDEQRRAAIRESIGQRKMEDEWERFLREMRSEAYVDIRIGAGAQAGG, from the coding sequence ATGAAGAAACTCCTGCTTTCCCTGTTTGCAGCCGCCGCCCTTGCGTGCGGCACCGCCCATGCGCAGCAGGTCCAGCCACTGGACCAGATTGCCGCGGTGGTGGACGAAGACGTGATCCTCAAGAGCGAGCTTGACCGCGCCCTGGGCAACATCACCAGCCAGTACGCAGGTCGCGAGGACCAGCTGCCGCCGCTGCCGATCCTGCAGCGCCAGGTGCTCGAGCGCCTGATCCTGATGCGCCTGCAGACCGAGCGCGCGGCCGCCACGGGCATCCGCGTCACCGACGCCGAGCTCGATGCCACGGTCGACGCGATCGCCCGGCAGAACCAGATGAGCGTGGACCAGCTGCGCGCGCAGCTGGCCATGGACGGGATGGGCTTCGACGATTTCCGCAGCTCGCTGCGCGAAGAGCTCATGACCCAGCGCCTGCGCCAGCGCTTCGCCCAGAGCCGGGTGGTGGTCAGCGAAGGCGAGGTGGACGCCGCCATGAAGGCATCCGCCGGCGGCACCCAGTACCGGCTGGCGCACATCCTGGTGGCGCTCCCCGACGGCCCGACGCCGGAGCAGATCAACACCGCCCAGGAAAAGATCGAGGGCATCAAGGCGCTGATCGATCGCGGCGACATGGAGTTCGCCGCGGCCGCGGTGCGCTATTCCGACAGCCCCAACGCGCTGGAAGGCGGCGACCTGGGCTGGCGCCGGGTGGACGAGATCCCGCCGGCGTTCGGATCGGCGGTCCAAGGCATGCAGCCCGGCGATATCCTGGGCCCCACGCGCGGCCCCAGCGGTTTCCAGCTGCTGCAGCTGGTCGACCTGCGCAAAGGCGGCGCCAACGCCGGCACCCAGACGCAGTACCAGGCGCGCCACATCCTCATCCGCAGCGGCCAAGACCCGGCTCAGGACGAGGAAGCCAGGGCCCGGGCCGAGGCGCTGCGCGCACGCATCGTGGCGGGCGAGGACTTTGCAGCCGTGGCCGAAGAGGCCTCGGAGGATCCGAGCAGCGCGGACCGAGGCGGCGACCTGGGCTGGTTTGGCGCCAACGACTTCGGTCCCGAGTTCGGCGCCCAGCTGGCGCCGCTCCAGGACGGCGATGTGTCCGAACCATTCCGCACCCAGGCCGGTTGGCACGTGGTCCAGCGGGTCGCGTCGCGCCAGGCGCAGGTGGAGGATGAACAGCGCCGCGCGGCCATCCGCGAGAGCATCGGCCAGCGCAAGATGGAAGACGAGTGGGAGCGCTTCCTGCGCGAGATGCGCAGCGAGGCCTACGTCGATATACGGATCGGTGCCGGCGCCCAAGCCGGCGGCTGA